AAGCGGAGTTCACATCGAATACCAGCTCACCGTATTTCACGGCATCCGCTTTCAGCCCTCTGGTGGAGATCACCTTGTCCTGTTCCATCTGGGTAAACATTTCTTCGTAACCGGCTGTCGGCTCTTTGAAATGAATGTTCAGAGAAGAACGATCCGGCACGATGTCCTGATTGCTGTAACTGTCTTTTTCCCGTTCGTTGTGTTCCTGCACCTTTGCCAGATCATCGGCGGTTTCTATATCCTGGTTACGGGCAACGGTGCGGTCAATTCCATCATTTCTTGCCATGGGGCATGCTCCTTTCCGAGAAGATTTGTGAGGGATGAGGGGCTTGCGAGAGGCACTTTTTCAAAGTGTAATAACCCACTATTACACTTTCATCCATACTGGCTGCAAAGTGCCGTGGGCTCTCCGAGGGCTCCTCCGGAGGGGAGTGCGGTCACTGCGGTGACCTCTGCTGTCCAGCTCGAAAAATGCCCTTTGCCTTTTCTCTTGTCCAGCCTGTCTGCCAGCAGAATTGTTCCACAATCCCTTGTAGGCAGCGGCAGCGAACAAACAGCAGCATTGCCGATTGTATTCACTGCCAGTCCATAGGAAGCACTGCGGCACTTCCTATGGGGACGGGAGCTGCGAGGGGATAAGATATGCCGCATCATCGCTCCCCCGTTTCTGCCACACGATGTCATAGCCCAGCACATCGGCAAGCTCGATGACCTCTTTGTAGCGGATGCTCTCTCTTTGGAGCTTTGCAGAAAGGTTAGATACGCTGTCCGACCAGCCATAATCCTCCGCCAGCTTGTCCACCACATCCTGCATGGTAAATCCGGCACGGACGATCTGTGCCTTGATTTCGTTTCGTACATTGCTCATATTGAAAAACCTCCATAATTTGTTGTAAAAAAGCGAAGCTGGTGCGCCCATTGGCGTGTCCGCTTCGCTGTTCCGTGTAATATTTGACTTTCATAAAATGCGATAGAAATATCGCCTGTGATGTCCTGCCCGCAAGTGACCCTATCCCAGTTTACTGCTTTTTGTGCTTTGGTCTGAAACAGCGAAAACCGCCATTATTTCGTAAAGACTGTTCACTGTCCAGAGAAGCACTGTTTCGCAAAATGATTTCGCCCTACGGTTAAAAACTTCGCCGTTTCCATTACCATTGATTTTCCAGCCCTCAAAAAGAGGGGTGCGGATGTTTCTAAGGCGGAAAAACGATAGTAAGCGAAAAGTACGTGTACCAAGTGCACGCTTGACAATCGGCTCCATCCGGTACGGATGGTACACGTACTTCTGAGTTACTACCGCTTTCATAGAAACGGTCTTTGCAGAAGTTCGATGCCCACAAACCCTCTGGCAAATCGTCCGCCGCCAATGTTGACCTTGTTGGTGTATTCAAGGTTGTATCGGCTTTCATTCTGCTTTAGAAACGAGCAGAAGCTCTTTTGGGAAAGGCTGTTCAAGGCGTTATCATCACACCACTGCTTGTAAACAGCGTACAGATTTTTGGAGCTTGCTTCATAATCTGCACGGAAGCGGATATAGCCCTCAGAAGCCAGAAAATCAATGATGTTGTTTCCGTCTGAAACGGCATCGTTCAGATTGTCCAAAGCCGACTGGCTCAGGGTAAATCGGAAATTATTTGCAATTAGACGGTGCAGCCCCTCCAATGCCCAGAGGAAGATACCCTCCGCTTCGGCAGCCATTTTTTCCGCAATATAGGGATCGTCTTTTCTGTTCGGGTCTTTTTCCTTGGTGGTCAAAATGATCTGTCTGCGGAAGAAGCCCACACTCCGGTCATGGAGAGCTTGCAGGACACCGTTCCCAAGCCCGATGAACCGCACATATAAATCTCCCTGATAGCTTTGCTGTCTCTTTCTCTCCAAATCCATAGGTAGCTCTGCGGTGATAATTGCTTTGATATTGTTGGTCTGGGGCAGTGCTTCCAGCTTCATATCATCGTCCAGCATCAA
Above is a genomic segment from Faecalibacterium taiwanense containing:
- a CDS encoding LLM class flavin-dependent oxidoreductase, translating into MSNVRNEIKAQIVRAGFTMQDVVDKLAEDYGWSDSVSNLSAKLQRESIRYKEVIELADVLGYDIVWQKRGSDDAAYLIPSQLPSP
- a CDS encoding phage/plasmid primase, P4 family, whose amino-acid sequence is MPDTNMPIWFDGKAINEVIFCEEFLRDYPMITVNGTFFTVNGIVNDENRLKKEIYDRIKLYVTSNIAKRVTNLLDVMRMECCADDLLLYQDRIHVANGTYHLDGTFSAEKDYCRNRLPVSYQPDAPQPVTWLHFLSQLLEPEDILTLQEFIGYCFIPSTKGQKMLMLTGKGGEGKSRIGVVLRALLGVNMKTGSVAKVETSNFARADLEHELLMLDDDMKLEALPQTNNIKAIITAELPMDLERKRQQSYQGDLYVRFIGLGNGVLQALHDRSVGFFRRQIILTTKEKDPNRKDDPYIAEKMAAEAEGIFLWALEGLHRLIANNFRFTLSQSALDNLNDAVSDGNNIIDFLASEGYIRFRADYEASSKNLYAVYKQWCDDNALNSLSQKSFCSFLKQNESRYNLEYTNKVNIGGGRFARGFVGIELLQRPFL